Proteins encoded together in one Sylvia atricapilla isolate bSylAtr1 chromosome 2, bSylAtr1.pri, whole genome shotgun sequence window:
- the C2H3orf52 gene encoding TPA-induced transmembrane protein: protein MRTLRAHFRDRGPHSRPSSKAEAMTRQNSAQEHEIIELRQQNGEESETDRDQPPNAGTRQERDPWESCKKVVFWKCKKWMVITTIFLVLLLVIVISLILYSTVYTDEDDYWDADELLSSGKVHSFSGTLELMCGLTNFSSEDITKRLTEVYSSSPALGRYFRSAQVLSFSNENSTVNYQLLFSVPPSTEGFMENSMNPDFIRNILRQNIYDEDTLNPGTSECDTLKLDPTSLT, encoded by the exons ATGAGAACGCTCCGTGCTCACTTCAGAGACAGAGGTCCTCACAGCAGACCTTCTTCTAAGGCAGAAGCAATGACAAGGCAGAACTCTGCTCAGGAGCATGAGATTATTGAACTGCGGCAACAGAACGGGGAGGAAAGTGAGACTGATCGTGACCAGCCTCCAAATGCTGGAACAAGACAG GAGAGAGATCCCTGGGAATCGTGCAAGAAGGTAGTTTTCTGGAAGTGTAAAAAATGGATGGTTATAACTACAATATTTCTAGTGCTCCTCCTGGTCATTGTCATCAGCCTAATCCTTTATTCCA CTGTTTACACAGACGAGGATGACTACTGGGATGCTGATGAACTACTAAGCAGTGGGAAGGTTCACAGTTTTTCAGGAACATTGGAGTTAATGTGCGGTCTCACAAACTTCTCCTCTGAGGACATTACTAAGAGG cTAACAGAGGTCTACAGCTCATCTCCAGCTTTAGGACGTTACTTTAGGTCAGCTCAGGTGCTTTCTTTCAG taatGAGAACTCCACTGTAAATTATCAGCTACTGTTTTCTGTACCACCATCAACAGAGGGATTTATGGAAAACAGCATGAACCCAGATTTTATAAGGAACATTTTACGTCAAAATATTTATGATGAAGATACTCTGAATCCTGGGACATCTGAATGTGATACCTTAAAGCTTGACCCGACTTCTCTCACAT AG